One Streptomyces lincolnensis genomic region harbors:
- a CDS encoding vWA domain-containing protein, with translation MSEQAGVAERLTSLVAALRAHGVRIGTGETVDAAQAMEALGLADRERLREGLAATLLHGTAQRPVFDPVFDLYFPRGVGGPGTQNADRDELRDRLAAALAADDEALLVRLAAEAVDGFGGYGSSPASDGWSSYQALDRLRPQTLLARVRDDVRARGGGPGFADRLLEDEIRRRIEAFRRMVGGEARRRVAERRGRDEIARRAVAPTADRVDFLFAGRDRLAELRRTVQPLARKLATRLAARRRRAARGTIDLRRTLRGSLSTGGVPMRPVLRRRRPARPELVLLCDVSGSVSGFSDFTMLLVQALHDQFSKVRVFAFVNRIDEVTPLLVHGAADPEGLGARIRAQAVLTGWHGSSDYGVALGEFTERHGDAVGPRTTVFVLGDARTNMSDPNLPAVRHLTERARRVYWLNPEAHAQWGTGDSAALDYAELVEMFECRNARQLSALVGRLLPV, from the coding sequence GTGAGCGAGCAGGCCGGTGTCGCGGAGCGGCTGACGTCGCTGGTCGCGGCGCTGCGAGCGCACGGCGTCCGGATCGGCACCGGCGAGACCGTGGACGCGGCGCAGGCGATGGAGGCGCTGGGTCTCGCCGACCGGGAGCGGCTGCGGGAGGGGCTGGCCGCGACCCTGCTGCACGGCACGGCCCAGCGGCCGGTGTTCGACCCGGTCTTCGACCTGTACTTCCCGCGCGGTGTCGGCGGGCCCGGGACGCAGAACGCGGACCGGGACGAGCTGCGCGACCGGCTGGCGGCCGCGCTCGCCGCCGACGACGAGGCACTGCTGGTCCGGCTCGCCGCCGAGGCGGTCGACGGCTTCGGCGGATACGGTTCCTCGCCGGCGTCGGACGGCTGGTCGTCGTACCAGGCCCTGGACCGGCTGCGCCCGCAGACGCTGCTGGCCCGGGTCCGAGACGACGTCCGGGCGCGGGGCGGCGGCCCGGGGTTCGCCGACCGGCTGCTGGAGGACGAGATCCGGCGGCGCATCGAGGCGTTCCGCCGGATGGTGGGCGGGGAGGCGCGGCGCCGGGTGGCCGAGCGGCGGGGGCGGGACGAGATCGCCCGCCGGGCGGTGGCCCCGACCGCGGACCGCGTGGACTTCCTGTTCGCGGGCCGGGACCGGCTGGCCGAGCTGCGCAGGACGGTGCAGCCGCTCGCGCGCAAGCTCGCCACCCGGCTGGCGGCCCGTCGGCGCCGGGCCGCCCGCGGCACCATCGATCTGCGCCGCACCCTGCGCGGCTCGCTGTCCACGGGCGGGGTGCCGATGCGGCCGGTGCTGCGCCGACGCCGGCCGGCCCGTCCCGAGCTGGTGCTGCTGTGCGATGTGTCCGGTTCGGTGTCGGGGTTCTCCGACTTCACGATGCTGCTGGTACAGGCGCTGCACGACCAGTTCAGCAAGGTCCGGGTGTTCGCCTTCGTCAACCGGATCGACGAGGTCACGCCGTTGCTCGTGCACGGTGCCGCCGACCCGGAGGGGCTCGGCGCGCGGATCCGGGCTCAGGCGGTGCTCACGGGCTGGCACGGCAGCAGCGACTACGGCGTGGCCCTGGGCGAGTTCACCGAACGCCACGGCGACGCGGTGGGCCCGCGCACGACCGTGTTCGTCCTCGGTGACGCCCGGACGAACATGAGCGACCCGAACCTGCCGGCCGTCCGGCACCTCACCGAACGGGCCCGCCGCGTCTACTGGTTGAACCCGGAGGCGCACGCCCAGTGGGGCACGGGCGACTCGGCGGCGCTCGACTACGCCGAGCTGGTCGAGATGTTCGAGTGCCGCAACGCCCGCCAGCTGAGCGCCCTGGTCGGACGCCTGCTGCCGGTCTGA
- a CDS encoding (Fe-S)-binding protein — MRVALFLTCVNDTLYPDTGRAVVKLLTRLGVEVDFPMAQTCCGQAHYNTGYRHEAEPLARHFSDVFGDYEAIVTPSGSCGAMVRELYPRMGERARAEGRGDALAATLAPVVPKTYELTEFLVDVLGVTDVGAYYPHTVTYHPTCHGLRGLGLGERPQRLLQAVKGLELVELPGADECCGFGGTFALKNADVSAAMGADKVRNAESTGADVLCAADNSCLMHIGGTMTRLRTGMRPVHIAEILASTEEEPAV; from the coding sequence ATGCGTGTCGCTCTGTTCCTGACCTGCGTCAACGACACGCTCTATCCGGATACCGGGCGCGCCGTGGTGAAACTGCTGACCAGGCTGGGCGTCGAGGTCGACTTCCCGATGGCGCAGACCTGCTGCGGGCAGGCGCACTACAACACCGGTTACCGGCATGAGGCGGAGCCTTTGGCCCGGCATTTCTCCGATGTCTTCGGGGACTACGAGGCGATCGTGACACCCTCCGGGTCGTGCGGGGCTATGGTGCGGGAGCTGTATCCGCGGATGGGTGAGCGGGCCCGGGCGGAGGGCCGCGGGGACGCGCTCGCCGCGACCCTGGCGCCGGTGGTGCCGAAGACGTACGAGCTGACGGAGTTCCTGGTGGACGTGCTGGGGGTGACGGACGTCGGGGCGTACTACCCGCACACGGTGACCTACCACCCGACCTGTCACGGGCTGCGCGGGCTGGGGCTCGGGGAGCGGCCGCAGCGGCTGCTCCAGGCGGTCAAGGGGCTGGAACTCGTCGAGTTGCCGGGTGCCGACGAGTGCTGCGGCTTCGGCGGCACCTTCGCGCTGAAGAACGCCGACGTGTCGGCGGCGATGGGCGCGGACAAGGTGCGCAACGCCGAGTCGACGGGCGCCGATGTGCTGTGCGCGGCCGACAACTCCTGTCTGATGCACATCGGCGGCACCATGACCCGGCTCAGGACGGGCATGCGGCCGGTGCACATCGCGGAGATCCTGGCGAGCACGGAGGAGGAACCGGCCGTATGA
- a CDS encoding ABC transporter ATP-binding protein, protein MFRTGSRRTHDSGPAAEALRLVKVTKTYGTDDSAVTALDGVTLALARGTFTAVMGPSGSGKSTLLQCAAGLDRPDSGIVRVDGHELTGGGEAELTRFRRGRVGFVFQQYNLLETLTVAQNTVLPLKLAGQRVDRNKAREILAAVGLGDRLGHLPDQLSGGQRQRVAIARALVAEPRVIFADEPTGALDTRSARGVLGLLQDTVRVHGRTVVMVTHDPVAASYADSVVFLADGRPAGRMDGPTPDAVAERLAHLGDDMMAGV, encoded by the coding sequence ATGTTTCGCACAGGCTCGCGACGTACGCACGACTCGGGACCCGCCGCCGAGGCGTTGCGGCTGGTGAAGGTCACCAAGACCTACGGCACGGACGACAGTGCCGTGACCGCGCTGGACGGGGTCACGCTCGCTCTGGCCCGTGGCACCTTCACTGCGGTGATGGGGCCGTCGGGCTCGGGCAAGTCGACGCTGCTCCAGTGCGCGGCCGGTCTGGACCGGCCCGACTCCGGGATCGTGCGGGTGGACGGCCACGAGCTGACCGGGGGCGGCGAGGCAGAGCTGACGAGGTTCCGGCGGGGCCGGGTGGGGTTCGTCTTCCAGCAGTACAACCTGCTGGAGACGCTGACCGTCGCCCAGAACACGGTGCTGCCGCTCAAGCTCGCCGGGCAGCGGGTGGACCGGAACAAAGCCCGGGAGATCCTCGCCGCCGTCGGCCTCGGCGACCGGCTGGGCCATCTGCCCGACCAGCTCTCCGGCGGTCAGCGGCAGCGAGTGGCGATCGCGCGGGCGCTCGTCGCCGAGCCCAGGGTGATCTTCGCGGACGAGCCGACCGGAGCGCTGGACACGCGCAGTGCGCGGGGTGTGCTGGGGCTGCTCCAGGACACGGTGCGGGTGCACGGCCGCACCGTGGTGATGGTGACGCACGACCCGGTCGCCGCCTCCTACGCCGACTCCGTGGTCTTCCTCGCCGACGGCCGGCCGGCGGGGCGGATGGACGGACCGACCCCGGACGCGGTCGCCGAGCGGCTCGCGCACCTGGGCGACGACATGATGGCGGGGGTGTGA
- a CDS encoding AAA family ATPase produces MFTSVDDVSARLAETGYLASPAVATTVFLADRLGKPLLVEGPAGVGKTELAKAVAEVALARLVRLQCYEGVDESRALYEWNHAKQLLRISAGRDETWDEARTDIFGEEFLLARPLLTAIRGDDPKVLLIDETDKADVEVEGLLLEVLSDFQVTVPELGTITATRRPFVVLTSNASRELSEALRRRCLFLHIGFPEEELERRIVRLRVPGLDETLAESVVRVVGALRAMDLRKVPSVAETIDWARTLLALGADTLDETVVRDTLGVLLKHQDDVLKAGAKLDLGSL; encoded by the coding sequence CTGTTCACTTCTGTCGACGACGTCTCCGCACGCCTCGCCGAGACCGGCTATCTCGCCTCCCCCGCGGTCGCCACGACCGTCTTCCTCGCCGACCGGCTGGGCAAGCCGCTGCTGGTCGAGGGCCCCGCCGGGGTGGGCAAGACCGAGCTCGCCAAAGCGGTGGCCGAGGTCGCGCTGGCGCGGCTGGTCCGCCTCCAGTGCTACGAGGGCGTCGACGAGTCCCGGGCACTGTACGAGTGGAACCACGCCAAGCAGCTCCTGCGCATCAGCGCGGGCCGGGACGAGACCTGGGACGAGGCCCGCACGGACATCTTCGGCGAGGAGTTCCTGCTCGCCCGGCCGCTGCTGACCGCGATCCGCGGCGACGACCCGAAGGTCCTGCTGATCGACGAGACCGACAAGGCTGACGTCGAGGTCGAGGGCCTGCTCCTGGAGGTGCTCAGCGACTTCCAGGTCACCGTTCCCGAGCTGGGCACCATCACCGCGACCCGCCGCCCCTTCGTGGTGCTCACCTCGAACGCGAGCCGCGAGCTGTCCGAGGCGCTGCGCCGCCGCTGCCTGTTCCTCCACATCGGCTTCCCCGAGGAGGAGTTGGAGCGCCGGATCGTACGGCTGAGGGTGCCCGGGCTCGACGAGACGCTGGCCGAGTCGGTGGTACGGGTGGTCGGGGCGCTGCGGGCCATGGATCTGCGCAAGGTGCCCTCGGTGGCCGAGACCATCGACTGGGCCCGTACGCTCCTGGCCCTCGGCGCCGACACCCTGGACGAGACCGTCGTACGGGACACCCTGGGCGTGCTCCTCAAGCACCAGGACGACGTCCTCAAGGCCGGGGCCAAGCTGGACCTGGGCTCGCTGTGA
- a CDS encoding TetR/AcrR family transcriptional regulator gives MATTDKASTRDRLLDAATELFYRDGVSIGVEALCRTAGVSKRSMYQLFASKDEVLAASLDRRLPAYAAHLLPGPEFAGTPRERILYVFGQVEKGSTDPGYHGCPFLSAQVELKDPDHPASRVARAAKEKLQEVLRAEAEAGGAHEPALLARQLMLVFDGASARAGARVETLDGLTTATVTALLDAAGVR, from the coding sequence ATGGCCACCACAGACAAGGCGTCGACCAGGGACCGGCTGCTCGACGCGGCGACGGAGCTCTTCTACCGCGACGGCGTCTCCATCGGCGTGGAGGCGCTGTGCCGCACGGCCGGTGTCTCCAAGCGGTCGATGTACCAGCTGTTCGCGAGCAAGGACGAGGTCCTCGCCGCGAGCCTGGACCGGCGCCTTCCCGCCTACGCGGCGCATCTCCTGCCGGGCCCGGAGTTCGCCGGCACCCCGCGCGAACGCATCCTGTACGTCTTCGGGCAGGTGGAGAAGGGCTCGACCGACCCCGGCTACCACGGCTGCCCCTTCCTGTCCGCACAGGTCGAGCTGAAGGACCCCGACCACCCGGCGAGCCGAGTCGCCCGCGCCGCCAAGGAGAAGCTCCAGGAGGTGCTCCGGGCCGAGGCGGAGGCCGGCGGCGCGCACGAACCCGCGCTCCTCGCCCGCCAGTTGATGCTGGTCTTCGACGGTGCGAGCGCCCGTGCCGGTGCCCGCGTCGAGACCCTGGACGGGCTGACGACGGCGACCGTGACGGCCCTGCTGGACGCGGCGGGCGTGCGCTGA
- a CDS encoding LutB/LldF family L-lactate oxidation iron-sulfur protein, whose amino-acid sequence MSGTYLGMPAFPKAAHEAVGNQTLRGNLRHATHTIRGKRAKAVSEVSDWAELREAGKRIKDHTLRHLDRYLVQLEESVTAAGGTVHWAADADEANRIVTELVKETGESEVVKVKSMATQEIGLNEALEAEGIRAYETDLAELIVQLGKDRPSHILVPAIHRNRGEIRDIFEREMSEWGRPAPEGLTDTPAELAEAARLHLREKFLRAKVGVSGANFMVAETGTLVVVESEGNGRMCLTLPETLISVVGIEKIVPTWRDLEVFLQTLPRSSTAERMNPYTSMWTGTTDSETADGPRTFHLVLLDNGRTDTLADEVGRQALRCIRCSACLNVCPVYERAGGHAYGSVYPGPIGAILSPQLRGTGSEIDASLPYASSLCGACYEVCPVAIDIPEVLVHLRERVVEGGPVTREGNKVVLKPAKGHAAERAAMRAARWAFSHPGALRTGQRLASRTRRLHPRTLPGPGSAWSGTRDLPAVPAEPFRDWWQRTQGGKGGAK is encoded by the coding sequence ATGAGCGGGACGTATCTGGGGATGCCGGCCTTCCCGAAGGCCGCGCACGAGGCGGTGGGCAACCAGACGCTGCGCGGGAATCTGCGGCACGCCACGCACACGATCCGCGGCAAGCGGGCCAAGGCCGTCTCCGAGGTGTCGGACTGGGCCGAGCTGCGGGAGGCGGGCAAGCGGATCAAGGACCACACGCTGCGCCATCTCGACCGTTATCTCGTGCAGTTGGAGGAGTCCGTCACCGCCGCGGGCGGCACCGTGCACTGGGCGGCGGACGCCGACGAGGCGAACCGGATCGTGACCGAACTGGTCAAGGAGACCGGTGAGTCGGAGGTCGTCAAGGTCAAGTCGATGGCCACGCAGGAGATCGGGCTCAACGAGGCTCTCGAAGCCGAGGGCATCCGCGCCTACGAGACCGATCTCGCCGAGCTGATCGTGCAGTTGGGCAAGGACCGGCCCTCACACATCCTCGTCCCGGCGATCCACCGCAACCGGGGGGAGATCCGGGACATCTTCGAGCGGGAGATGAGCGAGTGGGGCCGCCCGGCGCCCGAAGGGCTGACGGACACCCCGGCCGAACTCGCCGAGGCCGCCCGCCTCCATCTCCGGGAGAAGTTCCTGCGCGCCAAGGTGGGCGTCTCCGGGGCCAACTTCATGGTCGCCGAGACCGGCACGCTGGTCGTGGTCGAGTCGGAGGGCAACGGGCGGATGTGCCTGACCCTGCCCGAGACGCTGATCTCGGTCGTCGGCATCGAGAAGATCGTGCCGACCTGGCGGGACCTGGAGGTGTTCCTCCAGACCCTGCCGCGCTCCTCGACGGCCGAGCGCATGAACCCGTACACGTCGATGTGGACGGGCACGACGGACTCCGAAACGGCTGACGGCCCGCGGACCTTCCATCTGGTGCTGCTCGACAACGGCCGCACCGACACCCTCGCCGACGAGGTCGGACGTCAGGCCCTGCGCTGCATCCGCTGCTCGGCGTGTCTGAACGTCTGCCCGGTGTACGAGCGGGCCGGCGGACACGCCTACGGCTCGGTGTACCCGGGCCCGATCGGCGCCATCCTCAGTCCTCAACTGCGGGGCACGGGAAGCGAGATCGACGCCTCCCTGCCGTACGCCTCGTCGTTGTGCGGGGCCTGCTACGAGGTGTGCCCGGTCGCCATCGACATCCCCGAGGTGCTGGTGCACCTGCGGGAGCGGGTGGTGGAGGGCGGTCCGGTGACGCGGGAGGGCAACAAGGTCGTCCTCAAGCCCGCGAAGGGGCATGCCGCCGAGCGGGCGGCGATGCGGGCGGCACGCTGGGCGTTCTCGCACCCGGGCGCGCTGCGCACCGGCCAGCGACTGGCCTCGCGCACCCGGCGTCTGCATCCGCGGACCCTGCCGGGTCCCGGCAGCGCGTGGAGCGGGACGCGGGATCTGCCGGCGGTGCCTGCGGAGCCGTTCCGTGACTGGTGGCAGCGGACGCAGGGTGGAAAGGGCGGTGCGAAGTGA
- a CDS encoding rhamnulokinase codes for MSAGVKSYAAVDLGASSGRVMVGRVGPDSLELTEAHRFPNRPVRVPEGLRWDVLGLYGGVLDGLRAAGRVDSVGIDSWAVDYGLLDGDGALLGNPVHYRDARTEGIAEKVWASVPAPELYAATGLQYAPFNTLYQLVAARGSSQLAHAERLLLMPDLLTYWLTGEQGTELTNASTTQLIDPRTREWSYDIAARLGVDLDLFAPLRQPGDPAGLLRAEVLEETGLEGPVPVTAVGSHDTASAVAAVPASGERFAYICTGTWSLAGLELSAPVLTEESRLANFTNELGLDGTVRYLRNIMGLWLLQECVRAWGDPDLGGLLLDAAKVPALRSVVDAGDAAFLAPGRMPERIAEACRASGQPVPGSPGEITRCILDSLALAHRKAVRDAQRLAGHPVDVVHVVGGGTRNALLCQLTADACGLPVIAGPTEAAALGNVLVQARAHGLVGDLAGMRGLLTRTQPLTRYEPQGDTARWREAQSRLAGA; via the coding sequence ATGAGCGCGGGCGTGAAGTCGTACGCCGCGGTCGACCTCGGCGCGTCCAGCGGGCGTGTCATGGTCGGCCGCGTCGGCCCCGACAGCCTGGAGCTGACCGAGGCGCACCGCTTCCCCAACCGTCCGGTGAGGGTGCCCGAAGGGCTGCGCTGGGACGTGCTCGGGCTGTACGGGGGTGTCCTGGACGGGCTGCGGGCGGCGGGGCGGGTGGATTCCGTCGGGATCGACAGCTGGGCCGTGGACTACGGCCTGCTGGATGGCGACGGGGCGCTGCTCGGCAACCCGGTGCACTACCGGGACGCGCGCACCGAGGGCATCGCGGAGAAGGTGTGGGCGAGCGTGCCGGCACCCGAGCTGTACGCGGCGACGGGGTTGCAGTACGCGCCCTTCAACACCCTGTACCAGCTGGTCGCCGCCCGTGGTTCGTCCCAACTGGCTCATGCCGAGCGGTTGTTGCTCATGCCGGACCTGCTCACCTACTGGCTCACCGGCGAGCAGGGCACCGAGCTGACCAACGCCTCCACCACCCAGCTGATCGATCCCCGGACGCGCGAGTGGTCGTACGACATCGCCGCCCGGCTCGGTGTCGACCTGGACCTGTTCGCGCCGCTGCGGCAGCCCGGCGATCCGGCGGGGCTGCTGCGGGCCGAGGTGCTGGAGGAGACGGGGCTGGAGGGGCCGGTGCCGGTGACGGCGGTCGGTTCGCACGACACGGCGTCCGCGGTGGCGGCGGTCCCGGCCTCGGGCGAGCGGTTCGCCTACATCTGCACGGGGACCTGGTCCTTGGCGGGTCTGGAGCTGTCCGCTCCGGTGCTGACGGAGGAGAGCCGGCTCGCCAACTTCACCAACGAGCTGGGGCTGGACGGCACGGTCCGGTATCTGCGCAACATCATGGGGCTGTGGCTGCTCCAGGAGTGCGTACGGGCCTGGGGCGACCCGGATCTGGGCGGGCTGCTGCTGGACGCGGCGAAGGTGCCGGCGCTGCGGTCGGTGGTGGACGCCGGGGACGCGGCGTTCCTGGCGCCGGGCCGGATGCCGGAGCGGATCGCCGAGGCCTGCCGTGCCTCGGGGCAGCCGGTGCCCGGGTCGCCCGGCGAGATCACGCGCTGCATCCTCGACTCGCTGGCCCTCGCCCACCGCAAGGCGGTGCGGGACGCGCAGCGGCTGGCCGGGCATCCGGTCGATGTCGTGCACGTGGTCGGTGGCGGTACCCGCAACGCCCTGTTGTGCCAGCTGACCGCCGACGCCTGCGGGCTGCCGGTGATCGCCGGTCCGACGGAGGCCGCCGCCCTCGGGAACGTCCTGGTCCAGGCCCGGGCCCACGGGCTCGTCGGTGATCTCGCCGGGATGCGCGGCCTGCTCACCCGCACCCAGCCGCTCACGCGCTACGAGCCGCAGGGCGATACCGCCCGGTGGCGCGAGGCGCAGTCCCGGCTCGCCGGGGCGTGA
- a CDS encoding ABC transporter permease produces MFLLAMRSIRQRPGRFLATLLSAFLGAAIIMTFNSMHDTAAQSGVDAVSKETLTTAASVVGGYGTLLVFFAVASTLTVTVRQRAAELELLRCSGATPGQLKRMVVGEAVAVALVGAVLAIGPAMLGGQALLEVFQDSGQVARSVDHSFGPIALMSGVDITLLAAAGAAFLAVRRATRGRRQQAGKARTYLAYAALGLGAVAVTSTFAFSATDEALMATPAYGAILLSVGCALLAPRLLKGVLDALPLSGASGWLAVRNLRRRADHLAGILMSLILFTAVSTATLYMQAVESDAVAASGLVKSVDAKNLETLNHTVVGIIVVFVCVMLVNSLYAATTYRSREFGQQRLAGATPRQVLGTVGAEGLILTVVGVFFGTVAALAGIVPFTMVRTDSVLPDQGLGIWLAVVSVAAATTLGTSLATARRVLRTPATEAVGLAA; encoded by the coding sequence ATGTTCCTGCTGGCGATGCGGTCGATACGGCAACGGCCCGGACGGTTCCTCGCGACGCTGCTGTCCGCCTTCCTGGGCGCGGCGATCATCATGACGTTCAACTCGATGCACGACACGGCGGCACAGAGCGGTGTCGACGCGGTGAGCAAGGAGACCCTGACCACCGCGGCGAGCGTGGTGGGCGGTTACGGCACCCTGCTGGTGTTCTTCGCCGTCGCCTCGACCCTGACGGTCACCGTGCGGCAGCGGGCCGCCGAACTGGAGCTGCTGCGCTGCTCGGGGGCGACGCCGGGGCAGCTCAAGCGGATGGTGGTGGGTGAGGCGGTGGCCGTGGCCCTGGTGGGCGCGGTGCTGGCGATCGGTCCGGCGATGCTCGGCGGGCAGGCGCTGCTGGAGGTGTTCCAGGACAGCGGTCAGGTCGCACGGTCCGTCGACCACTCCTTCGGACCGATCGCGCTGATGTCCGGCGTCGACATCACACTGCTCGCCGCGGCGGGCGCCGCGTTCCTCGCCGTACGACGGGCGACACGCGGACGGCGGCAACAGGCGGGCAAAGCGCGGACGTACCTCGCGTACGCCGCCCTCGGCCTCGGGGCCGTGGCCGTGACCTCCACCTTCGCCTTCTCGGCGACGGACGAGGCGTTGATGGCGACACCGGCGTACGGGGCGATCCTGCTCTCCGTGGGCTGCGCGCTGCTGGCGCCGCGGCTGCTGAAGGGTGTGCTGGACGCGCTGCCGCTGTCCGGTGCGAGCGGCTGGCTGGCGGTGCGCAATCTGCGCCGCCGGGCGGACCACCTGGCCGGGATCCTGATGTCGCTGATCCTGTTCACGGCGGTCTCGACGGCCACCTTGTACATGCAGGCGGTGGAGAGCGACGCCGTGGCGGCCTCGGGTCTGGTGAAGTCGGTCGACGCCAAGAACCTGGAGACGCTGAACCACACGGTCGTCGGCATCATCGTGGTGTTCGTCTGCGTGATGCTGGTCAACTCGCTGTACGCGGCGACCACTTATCGCAGCCGGGAGTTCGGGCAGCAGCGTCTGGCGGGGGCGACTCCCCGGCAGGTGCTCGGCACGGTGGGTGCCGAGGGACTGATCCTGACGGTCGTGGGTGTGTTCTTCGGGACGGTGGCCGCGCTGGCCGGGATCGTGCCGTTCACCATGGTGCGTACCGACTCGGTGCTGCCCGACCAGGGGCTGGGCATCTGGCTGGCGGTCGTGTCGGTCGCGGCGGCGACCACGCTCGGGACGAGCCTGGCCACGGCCCGGCGGGTACTGCGCACGCCGGCGACCGAGGCGGTGGGACTGGCCGCGTGA
- a CDS encoding LutC/YkgG family protein, which produces MNDRERILGRVRRALADVPHDDPPYEQAVSRDYLTEHGERGVEETVELLAENLADYRAIVHRCTAADLPATIAGMLTARGSKTVLAPPGLDPAWLAAAGAEQVADRAESTPHELDRVDSVVTACAVAVAETGTLVLDGGPDQGRRRVTLVPDHHICVVRVPDQVVSSVPQALTRLTPTRPLTWISGPSATSDIELDRVEGVHGPRTLEVVLVSD; this is translated from the coding sequence GTGAACGACAGGGAGCGCATCCTGGGCCGGGTGCGGCGCGCGCTGGCCGACGTGCCGCACGACGACCCGCCGTACGAGCAGGCGGTGTCGCGTGACTACCTGACCGAGCACGGCGAGCGCGGCGTCGAGGAGACGGTGGAGCTGCTCGCCGAGAACCTGGCCGACTACCGGGCGATCGTGCACCGCTGCACGGCCGCCGACCTGCCGGCGACCATCGCCGGGATGCTGACCGCGCGCGGCTCGAAGACCGTGCTGGCGCCGCCCGGTCTGGACCCCGCGTGGCTCGCGGCGGCCGGGGCCGAGCAGGTCGCCGACCGGGCGGAGAGCACACCGCACGAGCTGGACCGGGTCGACAGCGTGGTCACGGCGTGCGCGGTGGCCGTCGCCGAGACCGGCACCCTCGTCCTGGACGGCGGCCCCGACCAGGGCCGCCGCCGCGTCACGCTGGTCCCCGACCACCACATCTGCGTGGTGCGCGTGCCCGACCAGGTCGTCTCCTCCGTCCCCCAGGCCCTCACCCGGCTCACCCCGACCCGCCCGCTCACCTGGATCTCCGGGCCGTCCGCGACCAGCGACATCGAACTCGACCGGGTGGAGGGGGTACACGGGCCGCGCACCCTGGAAGTGGTGCTGGTGTCGGACTGA